One part of the Nocardioides zeae genome encodes these proteins:
- the hflX gene encoding GTPase HflX gives MSNAPDFSLSAELAATSDWDDDDFVSGYADEPDDLVEDVVPADGPDPEDLTTGAMDLAERHQLRRVASLRTELEDITEVEYRQLRLERVVLVGVWTEGSVADAENSMAELALLAETAGSEVLEALYQRRQSPDPATYVGRGKVEGIAEIVQATGADTVICDGELAPSQLRNLEDRLKVKVVDRTALILDIFAQHAKSREGQAQVELAQLSYMKQRLRGWGGNLSRQAGGRVAGGAGIGGRGPGETKIETDRRRINTKIAKLRRQLAQMKGTRDTMRSERRRNQIPSVAIAGYTNAGKSSLLNRLTDAGVLVENALFATLDPTTRRTTTSDGRVYTMSDTVGFVRHLPHQLVEAFRSTLEEVADSDLILHVVDGSHPDPEGQIAAVREVFAEIGADKVPELLIVNKADIADEIALARLKQREPHLVVVSARTGEGIAEALRVVEGELPHPAEPFDVLVPYARGDLMNRIHQHAEIDQLEHTGDGTRVSGRANASLAGELAPYAAG, from the coding sequence ATGAGCAACGCACCTGACTTCTCCCTCTCCGCCGAGCTGGCGGCCACCTCCGACTGGGACGACGACGACTTCGTCTCCGGGTACGCCGACGAGCCCGACGACCTCGTCGAGGACGTCGTCCCCGCCGACGGGCCCGACCCCGAGGACCTCACGACCGGCGCGATGGACCTCGCCGAGCGCCACCAGTTGCGCCGCGTGGCCAGCCTGCGCACCGAGCTCGAGGACATCACCGAGGTCGAGTACCGGCAGCTCCGCCTCGAGCGCGTCGTGCTCGTCGGCGTCTGGACCGAGGGCTCCGTCGCCGACGCCGAGAACTCCATGGCCGAGCTGGCCCTCCTCGCCGAGACGGCGGGCTCCGAGGTGCTCGAGGCGCTCTACCAGCGCCGCCAGAGCCCCGACCCCGCGACGTACGTCGGTCGGGGCAAGGTCGAGGGCATCGCCGAGATCGTGCAGGCCACCGGCGCCGACACCGTCATCTGCGACGGTGAGCTGGCGCCCAGCCAGCTGCGCAACCTGGAGGACCGGCTCAAGGTCAAGGTCGTCGACCGCACCGCGCTGATCCTCGACATCTTCGCCCAGCACGCGAAGAGCCGCGAGGGCCAGGCGCAGGTCGAGCTGGCGCAGCTGAGCTACATGAAGCAGCGTCTGCGCGGCTGGGGCGGCAACCTGTCGCGCCAGGCCGGTGGCCGGGTCGCCGGCGGCGCGGGCATCGGTGGTCGTGGTCCCGGTGAGACGAAGATCGAGACCGACCGTCGTCGCATCAACACGAAGATCGCCAAGCTGCGCCGTCAGCTCGCCCAGATGAAGGGCACGCGCGACACGATGCGCTCGGAGCGCCGGCGCAACCAGATCCCCAGCGTCGCGATCGCGGGCTACACCAACGCGGGCAAGTCCTCGCTGCTCAACCGCCTGACCGACGCGGGCGTGCTCGTCGAGAACGCGCTGTTCGCGACCCTGGACCCGACGACGCGCCGCACGACGACCTCCGACGGCCGGGTCTACACGATGTCCGACACCGTCGGGTTCGTGCGGCACCTGCCCCACCAGCTCGTCGAGGCGTTCCGGTCGACGCTGGAGGAGGTCGCCGACTCCGACCTCATCCTCCACGTCGTCGACGGCTCGCACCCCGACCCCGAGGGCCAGATCGCCGCCGTGCGCGAGGTCTTCGCCGAGATCGGCGCCGACAAGGTGCCCGAGCTGCTCATCGTCAACAAGGCCGACATCGCCGACGAGATCGCGCTCGCGCGCCTCAAGCAGCGCGAGCCGCACCTCGTGGTCGTCAGCGCCCGCACCGGCGAGGGCATCGCCGAGGCGCTGCGCGTCGTCGAGGGCGAGCTGCCCCACCCGGCCGAGCCGTTCGACGTGCTGGTGCCCTACGCCCGGGGCGACCTCATGAACCGCATCCACCAGCACGCGGAGATCGACCAGCTCGAGCACACCGGGGACGGCACGCGCGTCTCCGGGCGCGCGAACGCGTCCCTCGCGGGCGAGCTCGCGCCGTACGCCGCGGGGTGA
- a CDS encoding alkaline phosphatase D family protein codes for HLDVFCLDQRTFRGANYAGTTEGEPALLGEEQTAWLIREVIASRATWKVISADQPIGLAPRRQQDLDGYGNGDHGAPRGREHELARILSAFKAAGVRNVVWITADVHFTAAHRFDPADAAYTDFDPFWEFISGPLAACAFGTKEPDRTFGATQLYVKGNTVDHRRAPRPDQTYVGWGEIDADGRLRVELRDAAGTVLWSVDLDPADPVTPAA; via the coding sequence CACCTCGACGTCTTCTGCCTCGACCAGCGCACCTTCCGCGGCGCGAACTACGCCGGCACGACGGAGGGCGAGCCGGCGCTGCTCGGCGAGGAGCAGACCGCGTGGCTCATCCGCGAGGTCATCGCCTCGCGCGCCACGTGGAAGGTCATCTCCGCCGACCAGCCCATCGGGCTGGCCCCGCGCCGCCAGCAGGACCTCGACGGCTACGGCAACGGCGACCACGGCGCGCCGCGCGGCCGCGAGCACGAGCTGGCGCGGATCCTGTCGGCCTTCAAGGCCGCCGGCGTGCGCAACGTCGTGTGGATCACCGCGGACGTGCACTTCACCGCCGCGCACCGCTTCGACCCCGCGGACGCGGCGTACACCGACTTCGACCCCTTCTGGGAGTTCATCTCGGGGCCGCTGGCGGCCTGCGCGTTCGGGACGAAGGAGCCGGACCGCACGTTCGGGGCGACCCAGCTCTACGTCAAGGGCAACACCGTCGACCACCGCCGCGCGCCCCGGCCCGACCAGACCTACGTCGGGTGGGGCGAGATCGACGCCGACGGCCGGCTGCGGGTCGAGCTCCGCGACGCGGCGGGCACCGTGCTGTGGTCGGTGGACCTCGATCCGGCGGATCCCGTTACGCCTGCGGCTTAA